TGTCATCAGGGTTGGTCCGGCACTTGGGTTGATGGGGACATTAATACCAATGGGCATAGCCCTTTCTGCCCTTGCCCAGGGTGATATGCCAAAGATGGCAGGAAGTATGGTTACTGCCTTTACCACTGTTGTGGTTGGATTGGCGTGTAGTGTTATTGCCTATATCCTATCTTTGATTAAAGAGAAATGGGTAAGGGCAGATATGCGGGAAATGGAATATTTAACGGAGTTAATGCTCCGAAATGCAAAATTGGAGGGAGCTAATGAAATTTTTGAAGAGACACAGACGATTTGAAAAATACGATGAGCCACTTGAAGATCCAATCTCAGGGGTAGCAAATCTGTTTGATGCCAGTGTGGTCTTTATTGTCAGTATGATGATTGCCCTTTTTATGGCTTATAATATGCTCGATTTATTAGACCCAAAATCAGAGGTGACCATCACAAAAAAGACCGCGGATGGAAAAATTGAGGTGATTACCAAAAAGGGCAAAGAGATAAAGGTGCAAAAGGTAACTGATAAACGATTAAGCGGCGAAGGCATAAGACTTGGCACTGCCTATCAGCTTAAGGACGGGAGGGTGATTTATGTGCCGGAGTAAAACAGGTAACTATATTCCCCTTTTTACACTTTAATGATGGAGTTTAGGATGTTTTGCTCGTTGATCAATATAAAGGAAAACGAGCCCAAAAATAATCATCACTATTCCGCCTATAATTACAGCATACATCTTAGTTCTCCTTTTCCAAATAGATAGCAATTAAATAAGTAGCGATAGAAATTGCAATACCTGTTAAAATCAGAGAATAGTGAATCTTTGCACCTTG
This window of the bacterium genome carries:
- a CDS encoding MotA/TolQ/ExbB proton channel family protein, whose translation is MNILAGLETFLYVISSALFYPVIAGLVLLTFWIVIFLGGFLREYIERRQGHYLAVERYKTVISSPAVDTNLDLHLERLLQKAELDLIKSLDQIRFVIRVGPALGLMGTLIPMGIALSALAQGDMPKMAGSMVTAFTTVVVGLACSVIAYILSLIKEKWVRADMREMEYLTELMLRNAKLEGANEIFEETQTI
- a CDS encoding DUF2149 domain-containing protein: MKFLKRHRRFEKYDEPLEDPISGVANLFDASVVFIVSMMIALFMAYNMLDLLDPKSEVTITKKTADGKIEVITKKGKEIKVQKVTDKRLSGEGIRLGTAYQLKDGRVIYVPE